The segment AAATCACATACTTATGATGAATGAAAATGAAGAATGAATCATCATCTACTTGCACAGAAGCTTGTAAAGGAGAATGGATTGTCAAACAGAATGCTTGTGGGATAGATAAAAGCAGTTCAATAACACCTTGCAAAACAAGGAAGTTAAAACTCCAAAATAAATGCACATATGTACATATCATCTATATATCATCCTCCTAAAATTAAGAGAGATTTTTTAAAAGCTAAATTGAACTCCCAGCTTAGTTTTTCACTTTGGTCCTAAtactgaaaattttccattttaaataTTAGGTAGCCATACCTGTGGATGcaactttttcttaaaatttagGAATGCAACCCATTACAAGAAACCTCACATCCAGATGGGCATATATCATATATACAAATGCACTTGGAAAAGATAGAAGGGCTCCATTGGCACGCTGTAATCCTTCATCCACAAGCCCTCCATAACTAATAAAAGATAGAATCCTGTGAATCTAATATAGATATAATTAAGCACTGCCCCATGTTCCTTCTTCAACCTAAATAGGTCAAAGCATCCTAGCACATCCATGTAATGCGAAGCTACGATAATCACTTACCAAGAAACTACATCTGAACTGTCTCTTGAAATGTGAGATCAGCAGAGTCTACCTCACTGCACTTATCATACACGAAACCTATCCACGACCACTTTGAATGGCAAATCAAAGAACCTAATCGCCAATCTTGTTGATGCTAAATCTGCAAGAGCACTCAACATATTGGAGATAATGAACTCATCTGGTCATCCTTCAGATGCCAGCAGTTCATAAAACATATTCAATGCGCTTTCAAGTTGCAAATCATGAACATGGCCAGAAATCATGGATGCCCTTGATACATGATAGAGTTCATATTTATGCCACATCTACCTTCTACCTTTAAGTGGCAATACATCTTACAATAAACATTTAGCCATTACAATtatttaaaaaagtaaaaaaggaATGTCTCACATCCACATTGTAAGAAAAATAATGTAAAGAATAGAATTAATGTTCATTTTTTTTCTCCCAAAATTCATACATTATCTTCATCAATACTAGCTAGTTCATCAAAAACCTTAATAATGCATTCTCAAACTGAATGTGAACTTTCTTTTTCCTACATAAAAAGGGAAACTAAACTTTTAACGTATAACTACTTGGGAACTTTATCATCAGAGGTTGGAGCCTTTTTAACAGATGTACCAGAGTTTGCTGCTTCTTCATTTTCGACAAGCTTCCGGAGTCTTTCTTGAAGGGCTCGCACTCGATCCTCAGTCTTACGAAGTTTCCTCCATCTGTAAATAGTCCAAAGTGCCAAACCGCCATAAACAAGCGTGTAAGACCCCCATACATAAGGATACGTTTCAGCGTGCTCCTTGATTTTCCGATATCTTTCCTGCACCAATTCCGACAGGCTAGCCGGCGGAGTAGTTGTAGTTTCCTGAGACGCTTCCCCTTCTCGCTGAGTCGCCATTGTCAGCCTTTGAATGATTATCAAACCCCTGCTAAGTAAGCAAAGGTTTTAGAAATGGAAATTAGAATAAAAAGATTCAAAATCAAATGCATAATCCTTCTTATAATCAAAAGTTCAACAACAATTTGGCAGGATAACTTAACCTCGGTTGCTCGGACTAGTCGTTTACGGCGCCAAACCGCGACACTCACTGACACGAGCGCGTGGCCGGAGCTCGAGAAAGACGAAGAAgaaacagtaaaaaaaaaaaaaaccgacgAAGATGGAAATGGAGATGGCGGCGgcggaaaaataaataaaattaatagggCTTTCTAATATCTGATCAAAATATTTtcgaattttcaaattttattctaACAAAGTTTAATGGTATAATGCTAAATTTAGCCTTTAATGTTTACTATTTTTATCACTTTAGTCCTAATTTCTTTTATGACTGTATACCTAACCCTTCAaattttaaccaaaataaaaattaaattttaggaTAAAATACAAGAATAATCATCAAACTATTGAATTCGTTTTATTTTGGCCActcaattattaaaattttcaatttaatcaaacttttcaaaagcttATGTAGAATTCTAGGTATTTCCACCTAATATTTcaaaatttgcacatatataattaaaaatgttGGCCATTAAATAATTTTGTTTCCATTTTGGTGCGTTTTGCCTATGGAAACATAAACAAAATTGTTTTAATTCTTAAACCCAAATTATATTACTTGTTATCGTGGATTTATTAAAGTGTATTGTATTGAAGAAATACTCAAAATGTTCAAAGTTAGTGTTTAGGGGAGGGGAGGGAGGGGAGGGGGGGGgttattcaaaattttcaaataaaattaatagtGATTTAGATAGGTGGTGGAGTGCGGTGCACTTAATATATTTTTGTCTTaggttataatattattatagtaTCTAATATCATCACTATCGTTGTTTTTATTCTAACCAGAGGTAAACATGCTACTCATCCAAACCTACTTTCTATTTTTAGAAGTATGTGTTGAGATTGATTGAGAGTTGGAATGTTTGAAATCGTCCATGAAAAATTGAAGGGTAAAAAATTAGACAgatgtaataccccctacccgttTCCGAGCCtagaataaggtacgaggcattaccgaacttaatatgatcaatcatgtaaaaatcagccataaaatttcttctaaattaaaaactttcatacatatgtttaacgtcctttatatgggcctacggggcccaaaacatacatttagggtggttcgggaccaaaccgtaaacatatgaaacttttgcaacacttagaaaattttcacactttggagagtcacacgctcgtgttttcaacccgtgtaactctctgtttatagcTTCATCtcccttgtcagtcgtacacttcatataaataacaagaaacgtgtatgggctcaattctcattaaatttctcatatatatatacacaattttaCGTTATGtgatcatacaacatatatctgccatatcaaaatatctctgtaatctaaatatattttcataacaacttatcttgatttcatattatttcatatttaagcttaaataactaaagtatttgaaatattatctttatgcaaatagtacacatgaggtatataattccataattatgaataaacacatttatcaaacattttccatattcatatatcaatgtctcatgtctccatatatcaataaccgtcattttcatgaattccgagttcaatttcatgattatttgtctcgtgttcaatttattctatgtcagaactttattcattaaaacatttgaattatcaatacatatggacagtacattcaagatgaacaattatataatcacaaatgaattcatttatcaaccaagttctatactcgtatcttatcaactcgtacttccttgtatcacataattccatgtaacacttaccaaactttgtcaaattagtgaacgtcttacggaattgagtacttcgttttctcgatgccatagttcaactatggtcttacacatcttcacataatgatgccatagcccaactatggtcttacacatattcatatatcgatgccatagcctagctatggtcttacacgaatcacatatctcactgatgccatatcccagatatggtcttatacaatagcatatatcacaccgatgccatatcccatatatggtcttatacggaaattacttgtcacttgtagccgaagctaccactattcactgatcaggtagccggagctaccacttttcactgatcaggtagcagaagctaccacttttcactgatcaggtagcagaagctaccactttcacttgtcatttgtccctGATCAGATaggtgtagccgaagctatcactt is part of the Gossypium arboreum isolate Shixiya-1 chromosome 5, ASM2569848v2, whole genome shotgun sequence genome and harbors:
- the LOC108452115 gene encoding uncharacterized protein LOC108452115, translated to MATQREGEASQETTTTPPASLSELVQERYRKIKEHAETYPYVWGSYTLVYGGLALWTIYRWRKLRKTEDRVRALQERLRKLVENEEAANSGTSVKKAPTSDDKVPK